GGGTGTCGCCTTAACTCTATCTCCGAAACAGGAGATGGGGATGCTATTTTTTTTTAGCAGCAACCTATATTTTATTTTATCCATTTTATCAGCCATTTCTGCAGCTCTTTACTTCTTTTTTTCCACGAGAATTAGAAATAAACTAGAAAGTGATGCTCTTTTTTTTACAATTCCGTTACTCACTGGCTTAATAATCTCTAGCCTACCTTTTTGGATTCAGAATTCAATATATGAGATCAATTTAAATTCAGTATTAGCGGGTTTTTTTCTAGGTTTTTTTAGTCTATCAAGCGCCAATATTGCTTGGATTTATGCTACATCAATAAATAAAAACCCTTCCTTTCCTTCTATAGCTTATTTTATACCAGTTTTAAGTACAATACTAGTTATAGTGATAAACGGAGATACTGTTGATCATTTAATAATTTCGGGGCTTGCCTTAGTATTTGTAGCAAACATATTTATACATATTAGGCAACACTCAATTAGTGAAATAAAAATATCGATATCATTATTGATAATATTCCTTTCCATTTCAATATTAACTACTCCTGGGGAGGATAGCATAAATTCATCTTTAACTGAGATAGCAGCTACAATTTTTGCTCTGTTTGCGGCTTTTCTTTTAAACCGTGTTTGGAAAAAAAATGAACACGAGAACTTGATTTTAAGTGAAGTGATTAACTTGGCTCAGAAACAAATAAACTCAAATAAATATGCAAATAGTATAATTCTTAGCTTTGAAAAAGGTATACTAGATATGTATATATGTGGGTCTAAATCTTTGAAAGAAAAGTATCTACAACTTAGAAATATTATAGAGTACTATATAGAAGATGAGTTAGAAAGACATGAATTATTGAGCAAAATTCGAGTCTGGTATTTTCAAAAAAATCCAGTTGTTAGTAATCCTGAGTTATTAATGCTTTTCCTCCTTGGGGGAATTTCAATCATACAACTATTGGCTAGTAGA
This genomic window from Balneola sp. contains:
- a CDS encoding DMT family transporter, coding for MNNSRSWLLGVFSILVWSGVAAFIRRVSEDTDPIQITYISIFFGCFFSILYAIVLDKEKIKPFGKLFLADTKLQLFGILSGIFLVLHYFSIYYIFSTDYVIKGNIINYLWPVLLYLLLKIYNKKKQYSAPSDFIFLIMSFLGVALTLSPKQEMGMLFFFSSNLYFILSILSAISAALYFFFSTRIRNKLESDALFFTIPLLTGLIISSLPFWIQNSIYEINLNSVLAGFFLGFFSLSSANIAWIYATSINKNPSFPSIAYFIPVLSTILVIVINGDTVDHLIISGLALVFVANIFIHIRQHSISEIKISISLLIIFLSISILTTPGEDSINSSLTEIAATIFALFAAFLLNRVWKKNEHENLILSEVINLAQKQINSNKYANSIILSFEKGILDMYICGSKSLKEKYLQLRNIIEYYIEDELERHELLSKIRVWYFQKNPVVSNPELLMLFLLGGISIIQLLASRTPSLLGDFTFTIYSATITFIIYIIYEYDRFGVVKKDNIESISGDLSFLDPSKEIYIPRKLERHFEYLIKFNQTFFWNEKGDKIFRINKRKIITSSKILSVTLFMCLIIVLFGLILEKKSISLLSF